A genomic segment from Chanos chanos chromosome 2, fChaCha1.1, whole genome shotgun sequence encodes:
- the nae1 gene encoding NEDD8-activating enzyme E1 regulatory subunit isoform X1: MADPKTVKEQKYDRQLRLWGDHGQDALENAHVCLINASATGTEILKNLVLPGIGAFTIIDGHKVSGEDVGNNFFLSNNNIGKNRAQAATELLQELNSDVSGNFVEESPDKLLDNDPEFFHRFSLVIGVQLPESTCLRLGAVLWSVGVPFLVCRAYGLIGYMRLVVKEHTVIESHPDNALEDLRLDQPFPELKNHIDSYDLDSMEKKDHSHTPWIIIVAKYLAKWHSEHNYQLPKNYKEKEAFRELIRQGILRNENGALEDEENFDEAIKNVNTALNPTKISSTVEDVFNGEQCENITSQTPAFWVMARAVREFVRNEGRGNLPVRGTIPDMIADSEKFIKLQNVYREKAMQDASVVSKHVEALLQSVGKPPESISEQDIKLFCKNAAFLRVVRCRSLAEEYSVESFNKDEITSCMDSPDSEMVLYLMLRSVDRFYQQHSRYPGVYNYQVEEDISKLKLCVNSLLQEYGLTVNVKDDYIHEFCRYGAAEPHTVAAFLGGSAAQEAIKIITHQFVPFNNAFIYNAMSQTSTTFQL, from the exons ATGGCGGATCCTAAAACAGTTAAAGAACAGAAATATGATAGGCAACTGAG GCTATGGGGAGACCATGGACAGGACGCGCTCGAAAACGCTCATGTTTGCCTCATCAATGCGTCTGCAACTGGTACTGAGATACTCAAGAACCTTGTTCTTCCAG gcaTTGGAGCTTTCACCATCATTGATGGACACAAAGTTTCTGGGGAGGACGTAGGAAACAA CTTTTTtctcagcaacaacaacattgGAAAG aataGGGCTCAGGCAGCCACTGAACTGCTACAGGAGCTCAACAGTGATGTCTCTGGGAACTTTGTTGAGGAG agcCCAGACAAACTGTTGGACAATGACCCTGAATTCTTCCATAGATTTAGCTTGGTGATTGGCGTCCAGCTTCCTGAaag CACATGTTTGAGATTGGGGGCAGTACTATGGAGTGTTGGAGTGCCCTTCCTGGTGTGTAGAGCGTATGGACTGATTGGCTACATGAGGCTAGTAGTGAAGGAACACACAG TAATTGAGTCTCACCCTGACAATGCCCTTGAGGACCTGAGACTTGACCAGCCTTTTCCTGAGCTCAAAAACCACATAGACTCCTATGACCTAGACAGTATGGAAAAGAAG GATCACAGTCACACGCCATGGATCATCATAGTAGCCAAATACCTGGCGAAGTGGCACAGTGAG CACAACTATCAGTTACCAAAGAACTACAAAGAGAAGGAGGCATTCCGAGAGCTCATTCGGCAAG GGATCCTGAGAAATGAGAACGGGGCTCTGGAAGATGAGGAGAATTTTGATGAAGCGATTAAGAATGTCAACACAGCCCTAAACCCTACTAAG ATCTCAAGCACAGTAGAGGACGTCTTTAACGGGGAGCAGTGCGAAAACATTACGtcacag ACGCCGGCCTTCTGGGTCATGGCTCGAGCGGTGAGGGAGTTTGTGCGGAATGAAGGCAGAGGGAACCTCCCAGTGCGGGGAACCATCCCCGACATGATCGCAGACTCTGAGAAATTCATTAAATTGCAAAATGT TTACAGGGAGAAAGCAATGCAGGATGCCTCTGTCGTATCAAAGCATGTGGAAGCCCTCTTGCAGTCTGTTGGGAAG CCACCAGAGAGCATCTCGGAGCAGGATATTAAACTGTTCT GTAAGAACGCCGCCTTCCTGAGGGTGGTACGCTGCAGATCTCTGGCTGAGGAGTACAGCGTGGAGTCATTCAACAAAGATGAGATCA CTTCCTGCATGGACAGTCCAGACAGTGAAATGGTGCTTTACCTGATGTTGCGTTCTGTCGATCGTTTCTACCAGCAACACTCTCGTTACCCAG GTGTGTATAATTACCAGGTGGAAGAGGACATCAGTAAACTGAAGCTGTGTGTGAACAGTCTGCTACAAGAGTACGGTCTGACTGTTAACGTGAAAGACGACTACATCCATGAATT CTGTCGCTATGGTGCTGCTGAACCACACACAGTCGCTGCCTTTTTGGGAG GCTCTGCTGCACAGGAGGCCATCAAAATCATCACACACCAGTTTGTACCCTTCAACAACGCCTTCATCTACAACGCTATGTCCCAGACTTCAACTACCTTCCAGCTATAA
- the ca7 gene encoding carbonic anhydrase 7 — translation MTGHHWGYGEEDGPSAWHKAYPIAQGNRQSPIDIVPSETVYDPSLSPISLSYDNCTSINISNNGHSVVVEFDDTDNRSVIQGGPLQNAYRLKQFHFHWGGKGCHGSEHTVAGQTYASELHLVHWNAAKYKSFGEAAAAPDGLAVLGIFLKTGDEHKGLHGITDALYMVKFKGSVVDFKDFNPKCLLPSSLNYWTYPGSLTTPPLYESVTWIILREPIVVSEKQMGKFRMLLFSAEEEEQRKRMENNFRPPQPLKGRTVRASFK, via the exons ATGACTGGGCATCACTGGGGTTACGGAGAGGAGGACG GTCCTTCTGCTTGGCACAAAGCCTACCCCATTGCCCAGGGCAACCGGCAATCACCTATTGACATTGTTCCATCAGAGACTGTGTATGATCCTAGCCTCTCTCCCATCTCACTGTCTTATGACAACTGCACCTCCATCAACATCTCCAACAACGGCCACTCTGTTGTGGTGGAGTTTGATGACACGGATAACAGATCAG TAATCCAGGGGGGTCCTCTCCAGAATGCCTACAGACTAAAACAGTTTCACTTCCACTGGGGAGGAAAGGGCTGCCATGGCTCTGAGCATACTGTTGCTGGACAGACCTATGCATCAGAG CTTCATCTTGTGCACTGGAACGCTGCCAAGTACAAGTCGTTTGGGGAGGCGGCTGCAGCCCCTGATGGCTTGGCTGTCCTTGGCATCTTTTTGAAG ACCGGTGATGAACACAAAGGTCTACATGGCATAACAGATGCTTTGTACATGGTCAAATTTAAG GGAAGCGTTGTTGATTTCAAGGACTTCAACCCAAAGTGCCTCCTGCCGAGCAGTCTGAACTACTGGACGTACCCTGGCTCGCTCACCACCCCCCCTCTGTACGAGAGCGTCACATGGATCATTCTGAGGGAGCCTATAGTGGTGTCAGAGAAACAG ATGGGGAAATTCAGAATGCTGCTTTTCAGCgctgaggaggaggaacagCGTAAACGTATGGAGAACAACTTCCGACCGCCACAGCCTCTGAAGGGCAGAACCGTGCGCGCTTCCTTCAAGTAG
- the nae1 gene encoding NEDD8-activating enzyme E1 regulatory subunit isoform X2, with amino-acid sequence MADPKTVKEQKYDRQLRLWGDHGQDALENAHVCLINASATGTEILKNLVLPGNPGIGAFTIIDGHKVSGEDVGNNFFLSNNNIGKNRAQAATELLQELNSDVSGNFVEESPDKLLDNDPEFFHRFSLVIGVQLPESTCLRLGAVLWSVGVPFLVCRAYGLIGYMRLVVKEHTVIESHPDNALEDLRLDQPFPELKNHIDSYDLDSMEKKDHSHTPWIIIVAKYLAKWHSEHNYQLPKNYKEKEAFRELIRQGILRNENGALEDEENFDEAIKNVNTALNPTKISSTVEDVFNGEQCENITSQTPAFWVMARAVREFVRNEGRGNLPVRGTIPDMIADSEKFIKLQNVYREKAMQDASVVSKHVEALLQSVGKPPESISEQDIKLFCKNAAFLRVVRCRSLAEEYSVESFNKDEITSCMDSPDSEMVLYLMLRSVDRFYQQHSRYPGVYNYQVEEDISKLKLCVNSLLQEYGLTVNVKDDYIHEFCRYGAAEPHTVAAFLGGSAAQEAIKIITHQFVPFNNAFIYNAMSQTSTTFQL; translated from the exons ATGGCGGATCCTAAAACAGTTAAAGAACAGAAATATGATAGGCAACTGAG GCTATGGGGAGACCATGGACAGGACGCGCTCGAAAACGCTCATGTTTGCCTCATCAATGCGTCTGCAACTGGTACTGAGATACTCAAGAACCTTGTTCTTCCAGGTAAT ccaggcaTTGGAGCTTTCACCATCATTGATGGACACAAAGTTTCTGGGGAGGACGTAGGAAACAA CTTTTTtctcagcaacaacaacattgGAAAG aataGGGCTCAGGCAGCCACTGAACTGCTACAGGAGCTCAACAGTGATGTCTCTGGGAACTTTGTTGAGGAG agcCCAGACAAACTGTTGGACAATGACCCTGAATTCTTCCATAGATTTAGCTTGGTGATTGGCGTCCAGCTTCCTGAaag CACATGTTTGAGATTGGGGGCAGTACTATGGAGTGTTGGAGTGCCCTTCCTGGTGTGTAGAGCGTATGGACTGATTGGCTACATGAGGCTAGTAGTGAAGGAACACACAG TAATTGAGTCTCACCCTGACAATGCCCTTGAGGACCTGAGACTTGACCAGCCTTTTCCTGAGCTCAAAAACCACATAGACTCCTATGACCTAGACAGTATGGAAAAGAAG GATCACAGTCACACGCCATGGATCATCATAGTAGCCAAATACCTGGCGAAGTGGCACAGTGAG CACAACTATCAGTTACCAAAGAACTACAAAGAGAAGGAGGCATTCCGAGAGCTCATTCGGCAAG GGATCCTGAGAAATGAGAACGGGGCTCTGGAAGATGAGGAGAATTTTGATGAAGCGATTAAGAATGTCAACACAGCCCTAAACCCTACTAAG ATCTCAAGCACAGTAGAGGACGTCTTTAACGGGGAGCAGTGCGAAAACATTACGtcacag ACGCCGGCCTTCTGGGTCATGGCTCGAGCGGTGAGGGAGTTTGTGCGGAATGAAGGCAGAGGGAACCTCCCAGTGCGGGGAACCATCCCCGACATGATCGCAGACTCTGAGAAATTCATTAAATTGCAAAATGT TTACAGGGAGAAAGCAATGCAGGATGCCTCTGTCGTATCAAAGCATGTGGAAGCCCTCTTGCAGTCTGTTGGGAAG CCACCAGAGAGCATCTCGGAGCAGGATATTAAACTGTTCT GTAAGAACGCCGCCTTCCTGAGGGTGGTACGCTGCAGATCTCTGGCTGAGGAGTACAGCGTGGAGTCATTCAACAAAGATGAGATCA CTTCCTGCATGGACAGTCCAGACAGTGAAATGGTGCTTTACCTGATGTTGCGTTCTGTCGATCGTTTCTACCAGCAACACTCTCGTTACCCAG GTGTGTATAATTACCAGGTGGAAGAGGACATCAGTAAACTGAAGCTGTGTGTGAACAGTCTGCTACAAGAGTACGGTCTGACTGTTAACGTGAAAGACGACTACATCCATGAATT CTGTCGCTATGGTGCTGCTGAACCACACACAGTCGCTGCCTTTTTGGGAG GCTCTGCTGCACAGGAGGCCATCAAAATCATCACACACCAGTTTGTACCCTTCAACAACGCCTTCATCTACAACGCTATGTCCCAGACTTCAACTACCTTCCAGCTATAA